ATATGAGTTTAAGCGCTGGACGGCGGACGTTGAGTCAGGCAAGTGGCTACAGGCAAAGGGCGCGAAACCGGCGGCCAAACCGCAGGAAACGGTCGTTATTGATGAATCGCCCAGCGAACCGGCAGCGGCGCTCTCTTATGAAAATTATGTCACGATTCTGGACGACGTTACGCTGGAAAGCTGGATTGAAAAGCTGAAAAAAGCGCCAGTTTTTGCTTTCGACACGGAGACCGACAGCCTGGATAATATCGCCGCCAACCTGGTGGGCCTCTCGTTTGCCATCGAACCTGGCGTTGCCGCGTATGTACCTGTCGCGCATGATTATCTGGACGCTCCGGATCAAATCTCCCGCCAGCGTGCTCTGGAACTGCTGAAGCCGCTGCTGGAAGATGAAAAAGTGCGCAAAGTGGGGCAAAACCTCAAGTACGATCGCGGCGTCTTGCAAAATTACGGTATTGAGCTGCGCGGTATCGCCTTCGATACCATGCTTGAGTCTTACATTCTGAACAGCGTCGCCGGACGCCATGATATGGACAGTTTGTCCGATCGTTGGCTGAAGCACAAAACTATCACCTTTGAAGACATTGCCGGTAAAGGTAAAAACCAGCTCACCTTTAACCAGATCGCACTGGAGGAAGCGGGGCGCTATGCGGCAGAAGATGCGGATGTCACGTTACAGTTGCATCTCAAAATGTGGCCTGAGCTCCAGCAGCACAAAGGCCCGCTGAATGTTTTCGAAAACATCGAAATGCCGTTGGTGCCTGTACTGTCACGCGTTGAGCGCAATGGCGTAAAAATCGATCCTGCCGTCCTGCACAAACATTCGGAAGAAATCACGCTACGTCTGGCGGAACTGGAAAAGAAAGCGCATGACATTGCGGGCGAGGCGTTCAACCTGTCCTCGACGAAGCAGTTGCAGACCATCCTGTTTGAAAAGCAGGGTATTAAGCCGCTGAAGAAAACGCCTGGCGGCGCGCCGTCAACGTCGGAAGAGGTGCTGGAAGAGCTGGCGCTGGACTATCCGCTGCCGAAAGTGATTCTGGAGTATCGTGGTCTGGCGAAGCTAAAATCCACCTATACCGATAAGCTGCCGCTGATGATTAACCCGAAAACCGGGCGCGTCCATACGTCCTATCATCAGGCGGTAACGGCGACGGGACGTTTATCGTCCACCGATCCGAACCTGCAAAATATTCCGGTGCGCAATGAAGAAGGCCGCCGCATTCGTCAGGCATTTATTGCGCCTGAGGATTATCTCATCGTGTCTGCGGACTATTCACAGATTGAGCTGCGTATTATGGCGCATCTTTCCCGTGATAAAGGACTGCTCACGGCGTTCGCCGAAGGGAAGGATATTCACCGCGCAACGGCGGCGGAAGTCTTTGGCTTGCCGCTGGATAGCGTGACCGGGGAACAGCGCCGAAGTGCGAAAGCCATTAACTTTGGCCTGATTTACGGGATGAGCGCCTTCGGTCTTTCTCGCCAGCTTAATATTCCGCGTAAAGAGGCGCAGAAGTATATGGATCTCTACTTCGAACGCTATCCTGGCGTGCTGGAATATATGGAGCGCACCCGCGCTCAGGCAAAAGAACAAGGCTATGTGGAAACTCTGGAGGGGCGCCGCCTTTACCTGCCGGATATTAAATCCAGCAACGCGGCGCGGCGCGCGGGGGCGGAACGCGCGGCGATCAATGCTCCCATGCAAGGAACGGCTGCCGATATCATCAAGCGCGCCATGATTGCCGTCGATGCCTGGCTACAGGCCGAGCAGCCACGCGTGCGGATGATTATGCAGGTACACGATGAATTAGTGTTCGAGGTGCATAAAGACGACTTAGATGCGGTAGCAAAACGTATCCATCAGTTGATGGAAAACTGCACGCGTATTGATGTGCCGTTGCTGGTGGAAGTCGGTAGCGGGGAAAATTGGGATCAAGCGCACTAAGCATTTAAGGAATAACGCGCTTTTTTCGTAATTAAGCAACATAAGCACGGGGGTTTTGTGATGGGTATTAGAATTCCCTATGTAAAGAATGAAAAAAAATTACGAAAAGGTCTTTCTGTGTTGCTCAAAAAAGAGTAAAGTTATTCACGTAGGGTACAGAGGTAAGATGTTCTATCTTTCAGACCTTTTACTTCACGTAATCGGATTTGGCTGAATATTTTAGCCGCCCCAGTCAGTTTATGACTGGGGCGTTTTTTATTGTGCGCAAGAAAAGTTTCGCTCACACCGTAGGCCGGATAAGACGCGCAGCGGCGCCATCCGGCATAGCGGGTGATTATTCCCCGTCCTGAATCTCTTCGACCGGTGCCAGTTCACTAAACCAGCTATCCAGCTTCTGACGTAACTTATCCACGCCCTGCTTTTTCAGCGAGGAAAACGCTTCTACCTGCACATCGCCATTAAAAGCCAGCACGGCTTCACGTACCATATTCAACTGCGCCTTGCGCGCGCCGCTGGCCAGTTTGTCCGCTTTGGTCAGCAGAACCAGAACCTGGATATTGCTCTCTACAGCCCACTGGATCATCTGTTGGTCGAGGTCTTTCAACGGATGGCGGATATCCATTAAAACGACTAAGCCCTGTAGGCTTTGACGTTTCTCCAGATATTCCCCCAGCGCGCGTTGCCACTTGCGTTTCATCTCTTCCGGGACTTCCGCGTAGCCATAGCCCGGCAGGTCGACCAACCGTTTGCCATCTACGACTTCAAACAGGTTAATCAATTGGGTACGGCCCGGCGTTTTAGAGGTGCGCGCCAGGCTTTTTTGGTTGGTCAACGTGTTCAGGGCGCTGGATTTGCCTGCATTGGAACGGCCAGCAAAAGCCACTTCAATTCCGCAATCGGAAGGTAAATGGCGAATATCAGGCGCACTCATCACAAAATGCGTCTGTTGATAATTCAGGTTAGTCAAAGCGGTCGTCTCCGTCAGTCAAAGCATTGTGGCGATTATACCTGAACGCCAGCAAAAGACGGATTTTTCGGCGCATCGGTGCTGTAAGTAAAAGCCATACGCTTTGTGAGACATTGACCATTGCACTTATGCGACATGACAGAGTCGTTGTCAGGCTCAAAGCCAGTTAATATAGTTAAATCATGAATTTATAGAAAGGTAATTGTCTGAAAAAAAGGGATTTGCCGTGTCGGTATCTTGTGAGTTTACCCCAAAAGAGTAAAGTAATGCACATAGCGAGGACGCTAACAGGATCAACGACTCAGGATGAGGGTCAGGAGCGCCAGGAGGCGAAGACACAGGATTGTCAGGAAGACAAACGTCCGGAGACGTTAGTAAAAGGAAATGGAAACAACATGGAATGTTCCAGGCTAAGGGAAAAACAGGGCGTGTTGATAGCCAACAGGGATGGTGGAACCCGTTAAGGGTCGTGAGTCAAGAAAAAAGGCGGCAGATTACTCTGTCGCCTTTTTTCTTTGCTTGCTTTCTGCTAGATTCCGCCTCAATTCTATACTGAATAAAACGGCTTAAAGATCTGACATCATGAAAAAACCAACCTCTGCACCGCGCAGTAAAGCCTTTGGCAAACAGCGTCGTAAAACGCGTGAAGAGTTAAACCAGGAGGCGCGCGACCGTAAACGCCTGAAAAAACATCGCGGTCATGCGCCGGGAAGTCGCGCGGCGGGCGGCAATTCCGCTTCGGGCGGCGGCAATCAGAATCAACAAAAAGATCCACGTATTGGCAGTAAAACACCTGTTCCATTGGGCGTGACTGAAAAAGTGACCCAACAGCATAAACCGAAAAGTGAGAAACCTATGCTTTCACCGCAGGCGGAGTTGGATTTACTGGAAACGGATGAGCGCCTGGATGCGCTGTTAGAACGTCTGGAAGCGGGCGAAACCCTGAGTGCGGAAGATCAAGCCTGGGTAGATGCCAAACTGGATCGTATTGATGAACTGATGCAGAAGCTTGGTCTGTCTTACGATGACGACGAAGAAGACGACGAAGAGGACGAGAAGCAGGAAGATATGATGCGCCTGCTAAGAGGCGGCAACTAACGGGTTTACACCGTGGGCTTGCCCGTCCTGCTTATAACCCTTCCGGTTATATGTTATCTGGTGTGGTTATTCGTTAAACTACAGCGA
This DNA window, taken from Salmonella enterica subsp. enterica serovar Typhimurium str. LT2, encodes the following:
- a CDS encoding putative cytoplasmic protein; the protein is MSLPQKSKVMHIARTLTGSTTQDEGQERQEAKTQDCQEDKRPETLVKGNGNNMECSRLREKQGVLIANRDGGTR
- the spf gene encoding spot 42 RNA, inhibition of DNA synthesis, with product MFYLSDLLLHVIGFG
- the polA gene encoding DNA polymerase I (3'->5' polymerase, 5'->3' and 3'->5' exonuclease; similar to E. coli DNA polymerase I, 3' --> 5' polymerase, 5' --> 3' and 3' --> 5' exonuclease (AAC76861.1); Blastp hit to AAC76861.1 (928 aa), 93% identity in aa 1 - 928), which encodes MVQIPENPLILVDGSSYLYRAYHAFPPLTNSAGEPTGAMYGVLNMLRSLIMQYQPTHAAVVFDAKGKTFRDELFEHYKSHRPPMPDDLRAQIEPLHAMVKAMGLPLLAVSGVEADDVIGTLAREAEKVGRPVLISTGDKDMAQLVTPNITLINTMTNTILGPDEVVNKYGVPPELIIDFLALMGDSSDNIPGVPGVGEKTAQALLQGLGGLDTLYAEPEKIAGLTFRGAKTMAGKLAQNKDVAYLSYKLATIKTDVELELTCEQLEVQQPIADELLGLFKKYEFKRWTADVESGKWLQAKGAKPAAKPQETVVIDESPSEPAAALSYENYVTILDDVTLESWIEKLKKAPVFAFDTETDSLDNIAANLVGLSFAIEPGVAAYVPVAHDYLDAPDQISRQRALELLKPLLEDEKVRKVGQNLKYDRGVLQNYGIELRGIAFDTMLESYILNSVAGRHDMDSLSDRWLKHKTITFEDIAGKGKNQLTFNQIALEEAGRYAAEDADVTLQLHLKMWPELQQHKGPLNVFENIEMPLVPVLSRVERNGVKIDPAVLHKHSEEITLRLAELEKKAHDIAGEAFNLSSTKQLQTILFEKQGIKPLKKTPGGAPSTSEEVLEELALDYPLPKVILEYRGLAKLKSTYTDKLPLMINPKTGRVHTSYHQAVTATGRLSSTDPNLQNIPVRNEEGRRIRQAFIAPEDYLIVSADYSQIELRIMAHLSRDKGLLTAFAEGKDIHRATAAEVFGLPLDSVTGEQRRSAKAINFGLIYGMSAFGLSRQLNIPRKEAQKYMDLYFERYPGVLEYMERTRAQAKEQGYVETLEGRRLYLPDIKSSNAARRAGAERAAINAPMQGTAADIIKRAMIAVDAWLQAEQPRVRMIMQVHDELVFEVHKDDLDAVAKRIHQLMENCTRIDVPLLVEVGSGENWDQAH
- the yihA gene encoding putative GTPase involved in coordination of cell cycle (similar to E. coli orf, hypothetical protein (AAC76862.1); Blastp hit to AAC76862.1 (199 aa), 94% identity in aa 1 - 199); protein product: MTNLNYQQTHFVMSAPDIRHLPSDCGIEVAFAGRSNAGKSSALNTLTNQKSLARTSKTPGRTQLINLFEVVDGKRLVDLPGYGYAEVPEEMKRKWQRALGEYLEKRQSLQGLVVLMDIRHPLKDLDQQMIQWAVESNIQVLVLLTKADKLASGARKAQLNMVREAVLAFNGDVQVEAFSSLKKQGVDKLRQKLDSWFSELAPVEEIQDGE
- the yihI gene encoding putative cytoplasmic protein (hypothetical 19.2 Kda protein in polA-hemN intergenic region. (SW:YIHI_SALTY)), whose amino-acid sequence is MKKPTSAPRSKAFGKQRRKTREELNQEARDRKRLKKHRGHAPGSRAAGGNSASGGGNQNQQKDPRIGSKTPVPLGVTEKVTQQHKPKSEKPMLSPQAELDLLETDERLDALLERLEAGETLSAEDQAWVDAKLDRIDELMQKLGLSYDDDEEDDEEDEKQEDMMRLLRGGN